A genomic segment from Spinacia oleracea cultivar Varoflay chromosome 3, BTI_SOV_V1, whole genome shotgun sequence encodes:
- the LOC130469174 gene encoding uncharacterized protein, which translates to MLLLDSWKRQCAKLTRKLAGRNREERHRDRGGSFDREPQVETSLRQEGPSLELGQGSGASAHQRHSDAERGASPFVHVDPTRHSFGGASSSRSFVPPPGCYFVGSGPQPWGADSWAYWSEMDRMRQAQMFGPYQYMVMPSPYQYSSPQQGVHPSPSTFRISEQEPSTPRTELDQELERLRRRNRDKAPVIEVAVDDDSE; encoded by the exons atgctcttgcttgattcttggaagaggcagtgtgccaaactgacccggaagcttgctggccggaacagagag GAACGCCATCGAGACCGTGGAGGTTCCTTTGACAGAGAGCCCCAGgtggagacgtccttgaggcaggaaGGACCGAgtttggagctgggacaggggtccggtgctagtgctcatcagaggcattctgatgctgagcggggagcttccccttttgtacatgttgatcccaccaggcattcatttggaggtgctagcAGTTCACGATcctttgttcctcctcccgGTTGCTACTTCgtaggaagtggtcctcagccttggggtgccgattcatgggcttactggtcggagatggataggatgcgccaggctcagatgtttgggccATACCAGTACATGGTGATGCCgtcgccttatcagtattcttctcctcagcagggagtccATCCCTCTCCCAGCACatttcgtatctcggagcaggaacCTAGTACCCCTAGGACGGAGTTGGATCAAGAGCTGGAGCGTCTtaggaggcggaacagggacaaggcgcctgtgATTGAGGTCGCTGTCGATGATGATTCAGaatga